A single Calidifontibacter indicus DNA region contains:
- a CDS encoding IS3 family transposase (programmed frameshift), with protein sequence MARKNYSEEFRRQAVDLYETTPGATVREIAEDLGIVRGTLRHWLEVYGTGKKTAADGTLTASPLKPRTTPSSPVRVEPLEQRVARLEAENAALRAETTKLTTEREILQQAAKYFGRGDALVSRFQFVADNSATFEVKRLCELVEIERSSYYAWLNAAPAREARAADDAALAERIRAVHAEDNTQGAPRITAELNAQLGDSAAAGERVNHKRVARVMRLEGIRGYMKRRKVRTTIPEPSGQKHPDLLKRDFTAERPNERYVGDITYLPIADGTNLNLATVIDCYSRRLVGWAVADHMRTELVEDALKAAAATRGSLKGAVFHSDHGSVYCSKAYAKLCRKLGVTQSMGAVGTSADNALAESFNATMKREVLQDAACWSDELACRRQVFKWLVRYNTKRRHSWCRYTSPVAYEAGYTATLRPAA encoded by the exons ATGGCCAGGAAGAACTACTCCGAGGAGTTCCGTCGTCAGGCCGTCGACTTGTACGAGACCACGCCGGGGGCGACGGTGCGCGAGATCGCCGAGGACCTCGGCATCGTCCGCGGCACGCTGCGGCACTGGCTCGAGGTCTACGGGACCGGCAAGAAGACCGCCGCTGACGGAACGCTGACCGCGAGCCCGCTGAAGCCCAGAACGACACCGTCTTCGCCCGTGAGAGTCGAGCCGCTTGAGCAGCGGGTCGCCCGGCTCGAAGCTGAGAACGCGGCACTGCGAGCAGAGACGACCAAGCTCACGACTGAGCGGGAGATCCTGCAGCAGGCGGCGAAATATTTCG GCCGGGGAGACGCGCTGGTGAGTCGCTTCCAGTTCGTCGCCGATAACTCCGCCACCTTCGAGGTGAAGCGACTGTGCGAGCTCGTCGAGATCGAGCGCTCGTCCTACTACGCCTGGCTCAACGCCGCGCCGGCCCGCGAAGCCAGAGCAGCTGACGACGCGGCGCTGGCTGAGCGGATCAGAGCGGTCCATGCCGAGGACAACACTCAGGGCGCGCCGCGGATCACCGCCGAGCTCAACGCTCAACTCGGTGACAGCGCGGCTGCCGGTGAGCGGGTCAACCACAAGCGTGTCGCGAGGGTGATGCGGCTCGAGGGCATCCGGGGCTACATGAAGCGCCGCAAGGTCCGCACCACGATTCCCGAGCCATCGGGGCAGAAGCACCCCGACCTGCTCAAGCGTGACTTCACCGCCGAGCGCCCGAACGAGCGCTACGTCGGCGACATCACCTACCTGCCGATCGCCGACGGCACCAATCTGAACCTGGCGACCGTGATCGACTGCTACTCCCGCAGGCTCGTCGGATGGGCGGTCGCCGACCACATGCGCACCGAGCTCGTCGAGGACGCGCTCAAGGCAGCCGCCGCAACCCGCGGCAGCCTCAAGGGCGCCGTTTTCCACAGCGACCACGGCTCGGTCTACTGCTCGAAGGCCTACGCCAAGCTCTGCCGCAAGCTCGGCGTCACCCAGTCCATGGGCGCCGTCGGCACCAGCGCGGACAACGCGCTGGCGGAGTCGTTCAATGCCACCATGAAGCGCGAGGTCCTCCAAGACGCCGCCTGCTGGAGTGACGAGTTGGCCTGTCGCCGGCAGGTCTTCAAGTGGCTCGTCCGCTACAACACCAAGCGCCGCCATTCCTGGTGCCGCTACACCTCGCCGGTCGCCTACGAAGCCGGCTACACCGCTACGCTGCGACCTGCCGCGTAA